A portion of the Apus apus isolate bApuApu2 chromosome 3, bApuApu2.pri.cur, whole genome shotgun sequence genome contains these proteins:
- the MPV17 gene encoding protein Mpv17 isoform X1, which translates to MRGLRASRMEPNGSGAGAVLGTAWEEWGHKQGLGGAGPAQLCGRGQGCGREHGCQGCWWGLGTAEGPSPLHGDMEMCQGLAAVETGREWLLGRGAGTGRAWGGAHGRVCGAQGPGRGDPLAVSPCPGGATDPEWAVPVPGTLMAAGDVIAQQLVERRGLRGHQGTRTLRMAAIGCCFVGPVVGSWYRILDHFIPGTTKVVAVKKMVMDQGAFAPCFLGCFLAITGAMNGLSAEENWSKIQQDYMDALLTNYCIWPPVQVANFYFVPLKHRLAVVQCVAIIWNCYLSWKANQM; encoded by the exons ATGAGGGGGCTGAGGGCTTCCAGGATGGAGCCAAACGGCAGCGGGGCTGGAGCCGTGCTGGGAACCGCCTGGGAGGAGTGGGGGCAcaagcaggggctggggggcgcTGGGCCAGCCCAGTTGTGTGGAAGGGGTCAAGGATGTGGGAGGGAGCACGGCTGCCAAGGCTGCTGGTGGGGGCTGGGCACAGCGGAAGGTCCCTCACCCCTACACGGTGACATGGAGATGTGCCAGGGCCTGGCAGCAGTGGAAACGGGCAGGGAGTGGCTGCttgggagaggggctggcacCGGCAGAGCTTGGGGGGGTGCCCATGGAAGGGTTTGCGGAGCCCAAGGCCCAGGCAGAGGAGACCCCTTGGCGGTCTCGCCCTGCCCCGGAGGTGCCACAGACCCTGAGTGGGCTGTGCCGGTCCCAGGGACCCTGATGGCAGCGGGGGACGTGATCGCGCAGCAGCTGGTGGAGCGGCGGGGGCTGCGtggccaccagggcacccgcACCCTGCGGATGGCAGCCATCGGCTGCTGCTTCGTG GGCCCTGTTGTGGGCAGCTGGTACAGGATCCTGGATCATTTCATCCCAGGGACGACCAAAGTGGTGGCCGTGAAGAAGATGGTCATGGACCAG GGGGCCTTTGCGCCCTGTTTCCTCGGCTGCTTCCTTGCCATCACGGGGGCCATGAATGGGCTGTCGGCAGAGGAGAACTGGTCCAAGATCCAGCAG gACTACATGGACGCTCTGCTGACCAACTACTGC ATCTGGCCACCGGTGCAAGTCGCAAACTTCTACTTCGTGCCCCTGAAGCACAG gctggctgTTGTCCAGTGTGTTGCTATCATCTGGAACTGCTACCTCTCCTGGAAGGCAAATCAGATGTGA
- the MPV17 gene encoding protein Mpv17 isoform X2 codes for MRGLRASRMEPNGSGAGAVLGTAWEEWGHKQGLGGAGPAQLCGRGQGCGREHGCQGCWWGLGTAEGPSPLHGDMEMCQGLAAVETGREWLLGRGAGTGRAWGGAHGRVCGAQGPGRGDPLAVSPCPGGATDPEWAVPVPGTLMAAGDVIAQQLVERRGLRGHQGTRTLRMAAIGCCFVGPVVGSWYRILDHFIPGTTKVVAVKKMVMDQGAFAPCFLGCFLAITGAMNGLSAEENWSKIQQIWPPVQVANFYFVPLKHRLAVVQCVAIIWNCYLSWKANQM; via the exons ATGAGGGGGCTGAGGGCTTCCAGGATGGAGCCAAACGGCAGCGGGGCTGGAGCCGTGCTGGGAACCGCCTGGGAGGAGTGGGGGCAcaagcaggggctggggggcgcTGGGCCAGCCCAGTTGTGTGGAAGGGGTCAAGGATGTGGGAGGGAGCACGGCTGCCAAGGCTGCTGGTGGGGGCTGGGCACAGCGGAAGGTCCCTCACCCCTACACGGTGACATGGAGATGTGCCAGGGCCTGGCAGCAGTGGAAACGGGCAGGGAGTGGCTGCttgggagaggggctggcacCGGCAGAGCTTGGGGGGGTGCCCATGGAAGGGTTTGCGGAGCCCAAGGCCCAGGCAGAGGAGACCCCTTGGCGGTCTCGCCCTGCCCCGGAGGTGCCACAGACCCTGAGTGGGCTGTGCCGGTCCCAGGGACCCTGATGGCAGCGGGGGACGTGATCGCGCAGCAGCTGGTGGAGCGGCGGGGGCTGCGtggccaccagggcacccgcACCCTGCGGATGGCAGCCATCGGCTGCTGCTTCGTG GGCCCTGTTGTGGGCAGCTGGTACAGGATCCTGGATCATTTCATCCCAGGGACGACCAAAGTGGTGGCCGTGAAGAAGATGGTCATGGACCAG GGGGCCTTTGCGCCCTGTTTCCTCGGCTGCTTCCTTGCCATCACGGGGGCCATGAATGGGCTGTCGGCAGAGGAGAACTGGTCCAAGATCCAGCAG ATCTGGCCACCGGTGCAAGTCGCAAACTTCTACTTCGTGCCCCTGAAGCACAG gctggctgTTGTCCAGTGTGTTGCTATCATCTGGAACTGCTACCTCTCCTGGAAGGCAAATCAGATGTGA
- the MPV17 gene encoding protein Mpv17 isoform X3: protein MAGLWRGCRRLRPGAAQALTAGTLMAAGDVIAQQLVERRGLRGHQGTRTLRMAAIGCCFVGPVVGSWYRILDHFIPGTTKVVAVKKMVMDQGAFAPCFLGCFLAITGAMNGLSAEENWSKIQQDYMDALLTNYCIWPPVQVANFYFVPLKHRLAVVQCVAIIWNCYLSWKANQM from the exons ATGGCGGGGCTGTGGCGGGGCTGCCGGCGGCTGCGGCCCGGGGCGGCCCAGGCGCTCACCGCCG GGACCCTGATGGCAGCGGGGGACGTGATCGCGCAGCAGCTGGTGGAGCGGCGGGGGCTGCGtggccaccagggcacccgcACCCTGCGGATGGCAGCCATCGGCTGCTGCTTCGTG GGCCCTGTTGTGGGCAGCTGGTACAGGATCCTGGATCATTTCATCCCAGGGACGACCAAAGTGGTGGCCGTGAAGAAGATGGTCATGGACCAG GGGGCCTTTGCGCCCTGTTTCCTCGGCTGCTTCCTTGCCATCACGGGGGCCATGAATGGGCTGTCGGCAGAGGAGAACTGGTCCAAGATCCAGCAG gACTACATGGACGCTCTGCTGACCAACTACTGC ATCTGGCCACCGGTGCAAGTCGCAAACTTCTACTTCGTGCCCCTGAAGCACAG gctggctgTTGTCCAGTGTGTTGCTATCATCTGGAACTGCTACCTCTCCTGGAAGGCAAATCAGATGTGA